The Mytilus trossulus isolate FHL-02 chromosome 3, PNRI_Mtr1.1.1.hap1, whole genome shotgun sequence genome contains a region encoding:
- the LOC134710907 gene encoding probable G-protein coupled receptor 75, which yields MPYLFESKDMLSGSSKIYNTVTVLHMMTPKRNCSQEVSSTTSAFVGTVHTASLAVCTVLIIFVLLMGCIGNSVVIYAAVKKKRIRTNFDVLVLNLTGADFITCTFLAPTYLFLLYSEPPVPKMFCGSVLFLGAASGMLSLFTLVAIALHRLARVVGQASGTLSITRTAIILTMIWIFSFTLSVGGTLHVTHNWNPNQKTCQAIINSSNPQLQNFVLFFVAPVTIVSFVIVALSYIIITIMVHRQTDKLSKTVSTPPCKQCRNLIRQNCPSRKCHTCSNSTFPYRDNKALTMCLVVILLMGLCWGPLIISHFVELATGESITLYQVKLCGIALVFLNSALDPYIYAQHIGKIKQRYSKLFKLVLQCCSNNKTPSRLRVTDNRKPKAIARVGLDSRFNHDTNPGHNSTRELLDECRTKGNIEQTNFHKNLIMHSDIIRNPNCNKGYDIMKTCLVEESIGFINASCSQGSGRDIPSTAEFQ from the coding sequence ATGCCGTATTTATTCGAATCTAAAGATATGTTGTCCGGGTCAAGCAAAATATACAATACAGTGACAGTTCTACACATGATGACGCCAAAGAGAAACTGTTCACAAGAGGTGTCATCTACGACGTCCGCGTTTGTTGGAACGGTTCACACGGCCTCACTCGCCGTCTGTACAGTGCTTATTATTTTCGTATTACTTATGGGATGTATCGGAAATTCTGTTGTGATATATGCTGCAGTGAAAAAGAAACGAATTCGAACGAATTTTGACGTTTTAGTTCTAAATTTAACTGGTGCagattttattacatgtacatttttagcaccgacatatttatttttactgtatTCGGAACCACCTGTTCCGAAAATGTTTTGTGGGAGTGTATTATTTTTGGGAGCTGCAAGTGGGATGCTTTCCTTATTCACATTAGTTGCAATAGCTCTTCATAGACTAGCCCGAGTTGTAGGACAGGCTAGTGGAACATTGAGTATCACAAGAACCGCAATAATTCTCACAATGATTTGGATATTTAGTTTCACTTTGAGTGTCGGAGGAACACTTCATGTAACACACAACTGGAATCCGAACCAGAAAACATGTCAAGCTATAATAAATAGCAGTAATCCACAACTACAAAATTTCGTTTTATTCTTTGTTGCGCCTGTGACAATTGTCAGTTTTGTGATCGTGGCACTGTcgtatataattattacaataaTGGTTCACAGACAAACCGATAAACTTAGCAAGACAGTAAGTACACCGCCTTGTAAACAATGTCGAAATTTAATTAGGCAAAACTGTCCAAGTAGAAAGTGTCATACATGTTCTAATTCGACTTTTCCCTATCGGGATAATAAGGCGTTGACAATGTGCCTCGTGGTCATTCTTTTGATGGGACTTTGCTGGGGACCGCTTATTATTTCACACTTTGTGGAACTAGCCACGGGAGAGTCAATTACATTATATCAAGTTAAATTATGTGGAATAGCTCTAGTCTTTCTTAATAGTGCTTTGGACCCGTATATTTATGCACAACACATTGGGAAAATAAAGCAAAGATATTCGAAACTGTTTAAATTAGTACTTCAGTGttgttcaaataataaaacgcCATCTAGATTACGTGTTACTGACAATAGAAAGCCTAAGGCCATTGCTAGAGTGGGCCTAGACAGTCGTTTTAACCATGACACGAACCCAGGACATAATAGTACCCGAGAGCTTCTGGACGAGTGCAGAACTAAAGGGAATATAGAACAAacaaattttcacaaaaatctAATAATGCACAGTGACATTATACGGAACCCAAACTGCAACAAAGGTTATGATATTATGAAAACATGTCTGGTTGAAGAATCGATAGGATTTATCAATGCATCATGTAGTCAAGGCTCGGGAAGAGACATTCCGAGTACGGCTGAATTTCAGTGA